From Candidatus Thorarchaeota archaeon:
TCTTAGAAGGCCGATACCTTCGGCACCAAATTCTAGGGCTTGTTGAGCATCTTCAGGATTGTCAGCATTTGCACGGACACCTAGAATTCGGTACTTGTCCACTGACTCCATGAACTCGATGAGCCGAGGGTTGCTGGTTGAGTCCCTCATAGGAAGCTCGCCTTCGTATACAAGGCCAGTTGTACCGTTTAGAGTAAGTACGTCACCCTGCTCATAGACCTCGCCATCGACGGTCATCTGTTTCTCAATAGCATCAATTTGAAGTGCAGCTGCGCCTACAATGCAGCACTTGCCCCATCCGCGAGTTACGAGAGCTGCATGACTAGTCATTCCTCCACGTGCTGTAAGTGTAGCAACGGATGCTCTCATACCCTCAACATCTTCAGGGCTGGTCTCTTCTCGGACAAGAATTACATCCTTGCCACGATCCGCCCACTCTACTGCATCATCAGAAGTGAAAACAATATGACCAGATGCACCACCAGGGCCCGCAGGTAATCCTTTGGCTATCGGTTCGGCTTCTTCCTCTGCATCCGGATCGATTACAGGATAGAGAAGCTGGCCCAATTGCTCGGGCTTCAACCTCAAAACCATTGTTTCTTCATCAATCAGACTCTCTTCGAGCATATCCATAGCCATATTGAGAGCAGCGGTCGCTGTTCTCTTACCAACTCGGTACTGAACAATGTACAGCTTACCTTCTTGAATCGTAAACTCTAGGTCCACCATATCACGACTGTGACGCTCTAGTGTCTCTCTGACTTCACAAAGTTCATCGTAAATCTCGGGCATTTTTGATTCGAGACTTTCCAGTTCACGATTCTGCTCATTCTTGCTTTCCTCATTAAGCGGATTGGGCGTCCGGATTCCAGCTACAACATCTTCTCCCTGTGCGTTGAAGAGCACCTCTCCATAGAATTCGTTAGCTCCGGTAGCAGGGTTTCTGGTAAATGCTACACCGGTTGCTGACCCAGGGCCCATGTTACCGTATACCATACTCTGTACTGTACAGGCTGTACCCCAGTGATCAGGAATGCCTTCTATTTTCCTATATGAGACTGAGCGAGGATTGTTCCAGCTCTTGAACACAGCAGCAATGGCACCCCATAGCTGTTCATAGGGATCGTCAGGAAATTCTCTACCTAGGACCTCTTTGATTCTAACCTTGAAATCCTCACAGAGTTCCTTTAGATCCTCGGCA
This genomic window contains:
- a CDS encoding pyruvate, phosphate dikinase, producing MAENSKHIGPDEKLVYKFGAGQADGTEEMRNELGGKGASMAGMTRLNLPVPPGFTIPTKVCNYYFEIGGLPEEMKEQALEALEWVEEIMDAKFGDPDNPLLVSARSGARKSMPGMMDTVLNVGLTTETIPGMIKQTDNPRFVYDTYRRLITMYADVVMEMAEGIIPEEGQGIRVQLERLMRKRRIEKRYIDDTDFTAEDLKELCEDFKVRIKEVLGREFPDDPYEQLWGAIAAVFKSWNNPRSVSYRKIEGIPDHWGTACTVQSMVYGNMGPGSATGVAFTRNPATGANEFYGEVLFNAQGEDVVAGIRTPNPLNEESKNEQNRELESLESKMPEIYDELCEVRETLERHSRDMVDLEFTIQEGKLYIVQYRVGKRTATAALNMAMDMLEESLIDEETMVLRLKPEQLGQLLYPVIDPDAEEEAEPIAKGLPAGPGGASGHIVFTSDDAVEWADRGKDVILVREETSPEDVEGMRASVATLTARGGMTSHAALVTRGWGKCCIVGAAALQIDAIEKQMTVDGEVYEQGDVLTLNGTTGLVYEGELPMRDSTSNPRLIEFMESVDKYRILGVRANADNPEDAQQALEFGAEGIGLLR